In the Silene latifolia isolate original U9 population chromosome 1, ASM4854445v1, whole genome shotgun sequence genome, AACTGAACAactttttcatgcacatagaaccttatttaatgcatatagaaccttatttcatgcatatagaaccttatttcatgcacatataattttatttatgcccatttaacacttatttcatgcacatagaaccttatttcatgaacatagaaccttatttcatgcacatagaatcttatttcatgAAAATAAAATGTCTTAAAAAAACTACTCTATAAAAGAGCACGTCCAAAAATACTTGGAAGAAACTCAAATCACAACTGAACTGATGCTGGAAGTTTACTTATTGTATTGATCCTGAAGTTTTCTACAGTGAGGATTAAATAATGTATATAGCAACAACAAGTCCAAACATTTAAAACAGAATGTTCTGAAGCAACCTGAACAATGCTCACCCCTTATTGTCCTTCCCATTTTGAACTTCAAGCATATTGTCAATGCCATTGTATGATATTCCAGTGACGATTCCTATTGGTTTCGACTCGTCACTTGAAGCATGCCATTATCCAATACTATTTTACCTCATAGGAACACAAAAATAAAGCTGAGGTGCATCGATTATCTTCACGAGCTCACCTCACAAATAGACCAACACATAGCTCGGATCCACGAGTTCACCTTAAAAATACAGCAAATTATACCTCAGATATACGCTTTTCACCTCACATGAACACAAAAATATAGCATTAATTCCTGAACACTTTAAAAAAACAACAGAAATCGAATAGAAGTCACAATTATATTCGAATCTTCCAATTCATTTGTATAGCTCCAATAATAAGAACATCAAGTTATATGATTGAACATAAAATTTGAATTCATCTCGATTATTGTTATAAAGAGAAGCACTTATTTATTAGTCAAACCCTATTTTCAGATTCTAATGTACCTAAACCCAGATTTTTAATAGATTCATGTAAAAATATTGGACATAACATTAATTTATGATACAAATCAAAGTTTTTTTTCCAAAAATTTGCACATAAACAAGTAATTACAATATGAACTATTGAGTTTTTCGGAAAAATACATGGAAATAAGACTTGAATTAAATACAAACCTCATTGAATGGACAAGATTTGATCCACGACATTGTTGCTGACTCGCAGGAAATCGCAATGGCCGAAGTCGCTGTATTCTTTTAGGATGGTTATTTTTGGGAAATTACAGAGAATTTGGGGAAAAAGAAAAATAGTAGGAGGGTGAGGAGAGAGAAACGTAATACGATCCAATAAACCAAATTATTTTGTGCCCTGCCATATAACATGAAAATAAATTTCGGCCCACGAATAAATTTGATACGAGTCTTCCTTATTATTCCaaaggttctcatggttctcattatcttgatggttctcataggatcccgaatctatatatatatatatatatatatatatatatatatatatatatatatatatatatatatatatatatatatatatatatatatatatatatatatatatatatatatatatatatatatatatatatatcatttctgacgattttGTCTCTTTTTTCAGCATGATTACCATGAGGAGATGATCAACCATTGCCACCTGGACAGTCTTCCGACGAGATCCGGGCGTACTACAAGGCTGTAGGAGGCTTTGACGGgaagaaccggatgtttgggaccGGAGATAAAGGGGCcgaaatatggtatgatcttcctactaacaaagctggccgatggtctttctcttatgctcctagcatgatttcacagctttccacccaaatgaatgatgagcgagccgctcGAATTGCTCTTGAAAAAAGCGTTCGTGAACAGGCTGAACAAATGGCGGCAATGCAAAAGGCTTGGGTtgatatgcaagcatctcaacccccaaacacgtgttcacaatttactccACATAGGCGGGATGACTTTCCGGATGGTGGACACGGGTTTGGAGATGGTAGTTTTATTGAGCCTCTacgttagagcctttaggttagattAGTGTTGTCGTCTAGTATGGACTATGAAAAAACATTGGTGATTTGTGTTTAACTAGTAAGACAATGTATAAATTTGACCGACTTTTTATGTAAAAAATTTGCGTTCAattctcttttgttgtctattgattcTCGTAatagcggtcgacgtgaaaatggattcccgcttggcggtcgacgattttatgtgttttgcaggttttggttgtatttgaaacgatgcaaataggcatcgtggttgtatttgaaacgatgcaaaaaacgcatcgtggctgggcagTAGGCTGCTGTTTCCAGGCCTGAATTTTAATAGAACCGACGGAAATTCCTCAGTAATTCTAAAATACCGACGGAAGTTCCGTCACGACTTTCCCTCCCTATATTTCCCAGAAATAACCAGAACATGCCACGTGTCCTAACagctgacggaaattccgtcggtaattccaaaaaactgacggaatttccgtcatttCCCACTTTTTTATGTGTTTCAACTGGGTGTCAAAAAACTGCCACGTGTcattttgtgacggaaattccgtcagtattaccatttcctgacggaatttccgtcactttTCAGCCACAAGTAGGGACGGTTTTCCCGTCAGTgttccgtcagttttttcatttactgacggaaattccgtcaggataggttttttactgacgaaataagctgaccctgattcctgacggaatttccgtcagtaaatgaaaaaactgacggaaaaaccgtcagtaTGGCCTGATTTTTTTCGTCGGTAtcccgcgttttcgttgtagtgtGAGCTTATGAGAATAATGATTTAAATGAGCCTAGTGCTAAACATGTGAAatggtccagaagtaccataACGATTGGAAAATAATGTAGTCAAAGTCTACAATGAGAATGTCAATCAACACATAtgtggtttagcaaagaaaatTACTCAATGgtattggatgatttattcaataatAATCGGATTGAATTTCTTAAGACAAGGAATTAAGGAATGatggctacactctttttccctttggctatgttttttttttaacccaacgggtttttcctagcaaggtttttaatGAGGTAGCACTATAAGCGCACTACTACGCTATAGTCATGTCATCATGGTTGTTGAGATGACAATTTGTTCAGAATTCTATAATATTATATATCATCTATTGAGGAAACTCTATCATAATTATGAAGGTATTATTTGAAATGAAGATTCAAGagttattatgaaataattataaCTAGACTGTGAGTTTTCAAAGAATTATGATATTGAAGCTGTCATGGATTTCTATTGATCGAAGATTCAAGTTTATTAACCACAATGGGTACTACTTTAACGATCGAGAAGTTATGTCAAATCATGGATCATTTCAAGCtttatcaagttatgtaatcatcagggggagtagcacgcgttgtactctttttccttagccatgGGTTTGTCCCACTGAGTTTTCCgtggaaaggttttaacgagacagcttgttatgcgtgtttgaagattagtGTACTCTTTTCCTTCACTATCGTTTTTCCCATGGGGTTTTTCTAGGAAGTTTTTTAACGAGACAACTTTTTCAGTAATGGACATCCAAGtgggagtgttatgaaatattaataTATGGATGTCTATATCTTAGAATACTCTAGACTATATTATTTTATGGAAATTCTATTTcattgtattgtatatatataccctTCATAATAGAATAAGAACATAGTTTATATCTCTTAtattctctctacaattctctCATCTCTTTATTTCATAACAAGTCCCTAGTTATATGACTTATTTCGAAAACCCATCTTAAAGGACAAAAAAACTCAAATAAGAGAGTGTATCGTAAAGTGATATAATGGCGCTCTTCGGTTTTATGCACTAAATCATCATTTTAGGGGTTTTTTTtataacttataccttgaataattcattcttatacctaagataactttctttaaaattctatacctaaaataacattttgTTCCAAACTCGATACCAAATAATCTTAAAAAGGCATTGAATTGACGATCTTGCCCTTATTAATTAAACTTCATCATTCTTTCCCCCACCTATTAACCAACACATCCACGATTACCACCACTAAAACCAACAAATTAGTAAGGGCAAAATCGTCAATTTAGGGCTTTTTAAAAAGATTTATTATCAAATTtggaagaaaatgttattttagatttaagattttaaagaaagttaacttaggtataagatttgaaaaagtgaattattcaaggtataagttatgAAAAAACAAAATGTTGCTACAAAATTGAGGCTCGTTTTTTTAATTTGTTCTACCTAAAGCTGTGATTGCCAGAATTGAGGCTACTTGCAGATCTTTTCTCTGGCATGGCAATGAACAAAAAGAAAACCCTGCATTGGTCTCTTGGGACACGATCTGTCAACCTAAAAGGCAAGGTGGACTTGGGATTAGGAAGTTCCATGAATGGAATCTCGCTGCCATAGCCAAATATGCTTGGTGGGTTGCTACAAAAGTTGATCATTTATGGGTTCGCTGGGTTCATGCAATTTATATCAAAAGTAGTAATTGGTCTGATTATGAACCTTCACCTACCCCAAGTTGGGCTTGGCGCAAAATTTGCCAAGTCAAGAAACTTTTCAAAAATTTCTTATTTCAACAAGTATGGAATGACTCTGGACAAAGGTACATGATTGAAGAAGGCTACCAATGGTTGTTACCAGTGAGAGCTCAAGTTAGTTGGTTTCCATGGATGAACCAGAAGTGGATTCTTCCCAAACATAGTTTCTGCAGTTGGCTCATTGTTCAGCAGCGCTTATTAACACAGGATAGGTTACTGCGAATGCATATAGTGAGTCATAACTGCTGCTACTTATGTGGACTGCAAGAGGAGTCTCATGATCATTTATTTTTTGAATGTGTGTATAGCCAGCAATGCAGGGATCTTATCTCAGCCTGGTGTCAGATACAGTTCCCTGTCAAGAACAGTATTATTTGGTGGCTAAAATGGAGGAATAAAGTTGTTGGGAGAAAGCAAGGCATTGCTGTGATTCTTGTAGGCCTGATGTATTGGATTTGGTATGCAAGGAATCATTGTCGGATTGAAGGAGCTCTATGGAGGCCTGAGTATTTGGTCCAGCATGTTAGGAATGAAGCATGTATGAGGTTAAGAGTAATTAGGAGTCAAAATGTGAAATATGCGAATTGGATTGATAGCATTTTGTAAAAGTCAGAGATACGGTTATAAGTCTCTAAAAAGTTTGTAATTGGGAATCTTTTATATATTAATGAGATCAGCTTActtgcccaaaaaaaaaaaaaaacactcattTTAATGATACTTTTAAGTAACCATCACATTATAGAAAACTTCATTGAACTTAATATATGATACTACTAATTATTATCCATTAGAAGAAAAATACAATAAGAATTAAAAACCTTTTAGAAAATGAAAAGATGCCATAAATCAATGTTACCAAAACTtataataaatagaaaaatatTACTGCAGATTATGATACATTGCCTAAACGATTTCTTTCAAGAATTTTCTTCCATTTTTTCACGATTCTAATGCTTAATTGCTTAAATCATCTTAATTTAATTTTAATAAGTTTTATTATTTCAATCTCCTTATTATTATAGTGAATAATCAAATTCAATGTATTATTTTgctttcaaaaaaaattcaatgtATTATTCCAAAATTTTATTACCAAAATATTTAAAGAATGAAATTATTTGTTTGCTTAAATGTAAATGCAAAACAATATAAATATACATGTTTGCAAGCAATTACAATCATACtttcatatttcataaatttcataaatCTTGTGTTTAAGAAATATAAACCATTGAAATTATAATATGGGTAGGGTTTCGTTATGCATAACCTATGGTTTACTAATTACATTAGTAACTCTTTTGGTGTCTTGCAAAGGTGCTAATGATGGTTGGGATTCTGATGCACATGCTACATTTTATGGTGATATACATGGGGGCGATACTATGTGTAAGTCTTTCTCACTTTTCTTATTCCTAAATTCTCATATAAAACGGTCTTACACAACAAATTGCGAAAAGGAGCTTCGATTTTATATAGTTTTTGTACAATTTATAGACTATATCACTATTGTAGTGCACGTAGTGATTTAGATTTTGAGCTtttaataaagttttcgagttttgttttgttttgttttgttttgttttaaagaTTATGGGACTTATCATAAATTTTAAGAGCTCATCAAAttaacattaaaaaaaaatattaaagttaAGAGAAAAATACGCATAAACTCGGTTAGATTTAGCTAAGTTGGTTGTAGGTTTATTTCTATTTGTAGTTCTTATAACCATCTCGGTTTCACAATATATCAACGTAAAACCATCATAGAGGTGATCGCCTGTTTCTTATATTTATTGTTTTCTCTTAACTAGACAATTTTATATGTAAGAATAACAAAACATTAATGAACGGGGTAATAACTATAGAATGCTTGTACAAGATTAATAAGTTTAAGCTCTAAACAATAAACACGATAGGATACCATGATTGTAACCCGTATAAGACATTGGGGTAATATCGTTGTTGTTTCCATATAAAGCTAATAACTTTACTTGAATGTGCAGTTGGTGCTTGCGGATACAAAAACCTATTCGAACAAGGATATGGACTTGAAACAGCAGCATTAAGCACAGCTTTATTCAACAATGGGAGTACTTGTGGAGCATGCTTTGAATTAGCATGTATTAATTCCCCTAATTGCAAGCCTAACGCCGGAACAATTAAGATCACGGCGACAAACTTTTGCCCACCTAATTATACAAAAACTCACGATATTTGGTGCAATCCTCCTCAAAAACACTTCGATTTAGCCGAAGTCATGTTTCTCAAGCTTGCTGAATACAAGGCCGGAGTTGTCCCAGTGAAATTCAGACGTGTCCCTTGTGTCAAGCGCGGTGGTCTCAAGTTCCAAATCCAAGGGAACAAGTTTTGGGTGTACGTATTAGTGTTTAACGTTGGAGGAGTCGGAGATGTGGTTAATATGAAGGTTAAGGGTTCAAGTTCGACCAATTGGGTACAAATGACACGTAGTTGGGGGCAAAATTGGCATATTCCGATGGATTTATCAGGACAAAGTTTGTCATTTGAAGTTACTACTAGTGATGGTCGGACGTTACAAGCTCTTGGTGTTGCTGCACATAATTGGCAATTGGGTCAAACCTTTGAAGCTAAAGTCAACTTTTAGAAAGTATAGTAAAATGAGGCTTGATCACATGTTCACTTGGCTAATAGCCTAAtatatatttataatattatactaTGAAATACATGATTGTGCATTTTTATTTGAGCTTTTATGTTATGGTAGTGTCTTGTTTTTAAAGGTTTTGATCGAATTAATAATGCATCATCTCTTATAATAAATTGTTGTTCGATTTGTCTAACACACTTATGCGCATGTTCACCGGGTTTTATAAGATCATTGTGATCAAATCTCACGTAGTCATATATAGAGCAACAATGTAAACCTCTAACAATAGACTATTTATAGTTTAGCGCACGATATCTTATAATTCTTAATTGACGTAGTCGATCCATTAAGATCATTCAGTATTTCCGAAAAACTCATATGGTCActcttttcttcctctttacaaAGTCACTTCTCTTATTTCGCTATGTACATACGCTTAGCGCCTTATCGGCATAAGGTTTAAGTTTGAATAATATGTCCGCGAGTTTAGCTGGTCATGAAGGGTGATAATTATAATTTGGATTCTAATTCGATCAACATCATATTTACCCTTGTGGCTTCGCTCTTTCTGAtgcatatttcatattttatatgTACTTTTATATGCTCTCATCATTAATTAACTCACAAATGTAATTTGCTagtaataaaattaaattaattagacTTAGGACTGCAAAATGGACTATCTAACAAAACAAGCTTCCACTTAATACAAGTTCGTTCTATTACATGCATACATTAACTAGCCGTTAGAAATTAATCATATTACCTTACATAACACTATGTAAATATCATTGTATTTTTACACTCCACTTCTATTAATCCTCAAAAAGCTTCCTTAATTAATCTTGCATATTTAAAATTACTAGCCGTTAAAAAATATTACCCATATTAGCATTTTACAAACTTAGCTCGCCAAAAATCTTACACTCATATATAATACAAGATCATGAAATCTTATAATTATATGAATAATCTTATCAAAGATTTATACATAGatttattacaataaaaaaaaaatatgtcaaataataataattcaacaAGATGTGCTGCGTGCAAATCTATGAGAAGAAGATGTCCTAAAGATTGCATATTTGCACCTTATTTCCCTTCAAATGATCTTGAGAGATTCACATTTGTTCATCAAATCTTTGGAGCTAGCAAAGCTGCTAAAATGTTAGAGGTATTCTTATTATTCTACTATTTTTTTTATTCCACAATATCTAATAAAATATATTTCATATAGTAatcacatgttagaaaaaccgatTATATATTTCCGTACTTTGAAGTTATAATTTTGCATATGAATGATTGAATGCAAGTAGTATCCTCATGCATGAGtggaaaaataaaatattttgtgaagaaatattttaaatataattaaattgtAATGACAAAATAATTTTTTGAGTTTTCAACTTGAAAAGATATACATAatatagagattttcaaaaatttGATCATAATATAAGAGAACCaccaatcaaataaaatttgataattCCTATCGATTATTTGATTACTTAATGCATTCCCTTACGAGAATGTTTCTAAGCTTGAAGAGTGGATGATACACACGTATATTGGTGTAAAATCTCTCTTTTGAAGTAATAAGCTTACACGAATTTAACTCGAGATTTCAAGATCATTAAAACTGTACTCGAAACTAatgattttataatttaacattaAGTGGAATAAGTGAACAAATTAATGAAGATTATTAACTAAAACAATTTTGTAAACAATTATTAATGACATATCGAAGATTATTTATGATTATTAATTAATAAATCCGTTGATTAATGACGAAATGCAGCAAGTTCCTGAGGGCAAAAGGGAAGATGCAGCAGAGAACATGGTAGTAGAAGCGAGATCGCGAGTTCGAGACCCGGTATATGGAAGTGTGGGAATATTAACCCAATTGAAGCAACAAATTATGGAAGCTGAATATGAGTTAGCCAAGACAAGAGGATTAATTGCATTGTGTCAAGCACAAGTTAATCATCAAAACGAATTAATTATACAAGAATGTACTCCGAGTACTAGTAGCTTAACTCATGATGATCAATTTAATAATTGTTTAGAGTTTGATGATCCTTTATTATTTGGCTACCATAGGCCTCTCTAGATATACACGCACCCTCACAATTATGGCGTTTCGCGATATTGTGTAGAATCGTACTTCCTCCGGAATTACATGATGTACCCGTCTGACTTTTTACATTcttttaatacggagtatattataTTTTTATGATACCTCGATTTTTTTATAATAAATGTAAGTAACTCCATACTTTATTGTAATGTTTCACGGTTTCTAAATATTTACCGCCAAAGTTTACGAAATTGTCCGTAAGGTGGAGTTCAGTGGTTAAAATTTGGGTAAAATTTCCAGAAAACTCAGGTTCAAGTCTTCCAAGAGCAAAATTTTGTAGAGCATTCTTCGCATGAACCCATGCCTAATAGACTTCGAGCCTGTCATCTTTGGTGACTTACCTACTAATGCTATAAGTTCATGTACACCCGAGAGTTTACCCAGTGCGAACCGAAGGTAGTGGTTGCGCTCCCTCGtcacaaaaaaaatacaaaatttgaaCTTAAAATGTCAAATGGGAACAACACAACGTTACAAAGGAAGTATTTATTAATTGAGTCAAGATTCTCTAAATTTTCTAAAAAGAAATGGAATGACCATTTTCTAATAATGGTTCGGATCGCATTCTGCCAATATCTAACGGTTCTcaatttacgcataaaaataaagaaaaaatgcTAGTGAAAGGAAAAATCATTATTGAAAGGGATTGAGTGTggaaatagactctctatttcctAAAAGAAATTTTCATTATAGACGGCGCATcaccgtctatagctatagacgggccAAATATTCACCCGGCCAGTTTAAGCAAAATGGGCCAAATGCTACCACCTTAACGCCAAATGTCACCAGTGCCATTTCCTAAGCTATAACAGGTAGTTTATCACATGGAAATAGTGTTGGAATAAAATTGCAGTAACAATGAAAAAGAGAAGAGATAACCAGTTTTGTAGTGACGTGGTAAgagagccactgccttgaaaactatatttccggtacgaccgtggtggcgatcagcagatgaccggtagttccccaaggatttacactacTGCACTCAGACACGCCCACTCGAGACTGAGAGCATTGGAACGACTGAATTTTTCTTTACCCAGAAATTATGTAGAAAATGAGAAGAGAAGAAGATAGAACTGTGAGATGTGTGTTTCGGAATGAGAATAGCTGGACTATTTATACACGAAAATAGTCAGCTGAGGAGCCAAAAACGCAGCAGTCAAAGATCGCAATTAAGGAGAATAAAAACACGCAGCtctggcccaaaaagataggcactgACCCGCCGCAGCGAATCCGAATCCCGAATCACGGATCCGGATCCGGCCGGGCGGGCTCGGGCACGGcacgcgcgcgtgtgcgagctgaattaagcacctcgcaaggcttccacaaaagcctcccatgacccactagtgatatggcaTGAGAAGGTTTGTTATATAAACACAAGAAACAAGCCTTTCactaccaatgtgggacaaatgaaAAATACTCAAGGCATAAAAAGCCCCTATTTTCCAACAATCCCCACTAGGGCGcacagaaagagaaagaagaattcGGGTAAaagaaggattggatacttaggtatcaatatctttcgatttgaattgacactttagtgagatgaggaaacaacttacttacaacgagagaatatcttgcgatttgaattcctagcgaGCTTGGTCGatacccccacaacacatatcataccttgaATTATGATCGTTCCGCGATTtcaaagtgcaacgcgctctttttagagcattgcgtttacctcggtactaatagatgtgttcagaagacttctcatagtctttaTAATCAACacacctacgtaggtggctcaagtgcttctcaatagcacttctcgcatgagccattaaggacataagtccaaccttatgtatgattcatcaagtgcgtctcaaaagcaccaccagttaaggctatgaatcatataacgccataggaatagaaaCTTTAGGCCTAGTCACTCTTGACTTAAGGACTTAAGTCCCATCCCCCTCGACGtttcaacgactagtctcctatTTAATCCTTTAGTAAAAGGATCAGCCAGGTtgctttcggacttcacatagtccaaagcgataactccattatcaaggagttgtctaactgcagcgtgcctgaTTCGAATGTGTCGTTTCTTAGCATTATAGACACTATTCTTAGCAGCACCAATAGCTGCTTGTGAATCACAATGTAAGGAGACCGGAATATTTTGTCCCCCCCACATTGGTACATCTGCCAACAGGTTTTTCAACCAATCAGCCTCTTGACCTGCCagctcaagagctatgaactccgactccatggtagagcgtgcaatacaagtctgtttagaagacttccaagatatagcacctccacccatggtgaagacataaccactagtagaacagatctcatcgttacctgaaacccaatttgcatcacaatatccttctaaca is a window encoding:
- the LOC141614419 gene encoding expansin-A23-like, which produces MGRVSLCITYGLLITLVTLLVSCKGANDGWDSDAHATFYGDIHGGDTMFGACGYKNLFEQGYGLETAALSTALFNNGSTCGACFELACINSPNCKPNAGTIKITATNFCPPNYTKTHDIWCNPPQKHFDLAEVMFLKLAEYKAGVVPVKFRRVPCVKRGGLKFQIQGNKFWVYVLVFNVGGVGDVVNMKVKGSSSTNWVQMTRSWGQNWHIPMDLSGQSLSFEVTTSDGRTLQALGVAAHNWQLGQTFEAKVNF